A single region of the Carassius gibelio isolate Cgi1373 ecotype wild population from Czech Republic chromosome A14, carGib1.2-hapl.c, whole genome shotgun sequence genome encodes:
- the LOC128026990 gene encoding uncharacterized protein LOC128026990 isoform X1, with the protein MGAHCSRCNPSGATRTLSQVKMKHKNILQKANRKKTEARLTGGGPPPPPLTPSEELALSLNKGRPVVAGIPGGSSSHILCTTRDGEKRVTYTDGRIVLLDSPERTQSVTVDEDDDDDEETTSAVTEVDNAGRSTEYIPRDLPTDEGPSASAHNLSRLPAKGLYKVHLQKRIRKSDMEMDLIQLQMEEKRLLIKKAALEIELLENCLKVRTCLNINLLHVKSGLSVCLCLSLSINLSVCMYVCMYVCMCKAI; encoded by the exons gTGTAATCCTTCTGGAGCCACAAGAACTTTAAGCCAagtcaaaatgaaacacaaaaacattctgcaaaaag CTAACAGAAAGAAGACTGAAGCCCGTCTAACTGGCGGGGGGCCACCACCACCTCCCCTCACCCCATCTGAGGAGCTGGCTCTGTCCCTTAATAAAGGGCGACCAGTGGTTGCTGGCATTCCAGGGGGCAGTTCATCACACATACTATGCACCACACGTGATGGTGAAAAAAGGGTGACAT ATACTGATGGACGGATTGTATTATTGGACTCTCCAGAAAGAACACAGTCTGTCACAGTT gatgaagatgatgatgacgatgaagagaCCACATCTGCTGTGACAGAAGTGGACAATGCTGGTAGATCCACTGAG TACATACCTAGGGATTTGCCCACAGATGAGGGTCCTTCAGCCTCAGCACACAATCTAAGCAGG TTGCCAGCAAAGGGgctgtataaggtccatcttCAAAAACGAATAAGAAAAAGTGACATGgagatggaccttatacagcttcaaatggaagagaaaaggctcctcattaaaaaagcagcacttGAAATAGAATTACTTGAGAATTGCCTTAAGGTGAGAACTTGTCTGAATATTAATCTGTTGCATGTTAAaagtggtctgtctgtctgtctgtgtctgtctctatctatcaatctatctgtatgtatgtatgtatgtatgtatgtatgtatgtgtaaagcaatataa
- the LOC128026990 gene encoding uncharacterized protein LOC128026990 isoform X2, with translation MKHKNILQKANRKKTEARLTGGGPPPPPLTPSEELALSLNKGRPVVAGIPGGSSSHILCTTRDGEKRVTYTDGRIVLLDSPERTQSVTVDEDDDDDEETTSAVTEVDNAGRSTEYIPRDLPTDEGPSASAHNLSRLPAKGLYKVHLQKRIRKSDMEMDLIQLQMEEKRLLIKKAALEIELLENCLKVRTCLNINLLHVKSGLSVCLCLSLSINLSVCMYVCMYVCMCKAI, from the exons atgaaacacaaaaacattctgcaaaaag CTAACAGAAAGAAGACTGAAGCCCGTCTAACTGGCGGGGGGCCACCACCACCTCCCCTCACCCCATCTGAGGAGCTGGCTCTGTCCCTTAATAAAGGGCGACCAGTGGTTGCTGGCATTCCAGGGGGCAGTTCATCACACATACTATGCACCACACGTGATGGTGAAAAAAGGGTGACAT ATACTGATGGACGGATTGTATTATTGGACTCTCCAGAAAGAACACAGTCTGTCACAGTT gatgaagatgatgatgacgatgaagagaCCACATCTGCTGTGACAGAAGTGGACAATGCTGGTAGATCCACTGAG TACATACCTAGGGATTTGCCCACAGATGAGGGTCCTTCAGCCTCAGCACACAATCTAAGCAGG TTGCCAGCAAAGGGgctgtataaggtccatcttCAAAAACGAATAAGAAAAAGTGACATGgagatggaccttatacagcttcaaatggaagagaaaaggctcctcattaaaaaagcagcacttGAAATAGAATTACTTGAGAATTGCCTTAAGGTGAGAACTTGTCTGAATATTAATCTGTTGCATGTTAAaagtggtctgtctgtctgtctgtgtctgtctctatctatcaatctatctgtatgtatgtatgtatgtatgtatgtatgtatgtgtaaagcaatataa